In the genome of Synchiropus splendidus isolate RoL2022-P1 chromosome 2, RoL_Sspl_1.0, whole genome shotgun sequence, the window TCCCACATCAGCCTCCCTTTCACGGCACAAGTTTGTTCGCTTTCTTTGTTGGTTCCTCGGGCTGTGTTTAATCTTAACATGAAACTGTTTGCAAAAATCTTGTAGTCAATATTCATCATTGTGAGGTGCCTCCAATTGTTTATGCTGTGAGGTTCTCCTTTTTATAGATTAAGGACATAACACCATGGTAAGTCAATGTCTGTGTAAATGTTAAACTCACTGCACAAGATGATATACTCGACCTTCCTATGCCAACTCATCAGGACCataacttaaaaatatatatattcttattgtttatgttttacTTTTTGAGGTTATGGTGGAGTTGCTGCAGCATCAAAACtgcaataataaaatgaagGTTGTTTCTCTCATTCATTGTAGCATAAACTTAGCGCACAAGTAGTTAATTAATGCGCAGAGGCGCAAGTCTTCAAGACAGAAATAACCGACAACTCTTGAGAACAAAAGCGCTCAGCACGAAAGACAGTCAGCCCGCCATTTTCCAAGGCAGCCAATCAGAAACAGGCAACGACACACTCGCGCGTCATCTCCGCCACTATAAGACCGCGAGCTGCGCCGGCAACAGTCACTCTTGCTACTGTCCAGCAGCAACATGCCTGAACCAGCGAAGTCTGCGCCCAAGAAGGGCTCCAAGAAAGCCGTGACCAAGACCGCCGGCAAAGGaggcaaaaagaagaagaggaccagGAAGGAGAGCTATGCCATCTACGTGTACAAGGTGCTCAAGCAGGTCCATCCCGACACCGGCATCTCGTCTAAGGCTATGAGCATCATGAATTCGTTCGTCAACGACATCTTCGAGCGCATCGCCGGAGAAGCGTCTCGCCTGGCTCACTACAACAAGCGCTCCACCATCTCTTCCCGGGAGATCCAGACCGCTGTGCGCCTGCTCCTCCCTGGTGAGCTGGCCAAGCACGCCGTGTCCGAGGGAACAAAGGCCGTCACCAAGTACACCAGCTCCAAGTAAAACGGTCCTCGTCCTTCTCTTCCcaacggctcttttcagagccacccactGCATTTGACGAGCTTGTCGTTCTCCCATGTTCACGAGTAACTACTTTGACTAAGTGTCTGAGGTTCTTACACAGAAAGGCGTTGATTCACACATTCTGCACTGGACTTGGACCTGGTCTTGGTGTGTTCCCTCTACTAGCTGCCAGCAGCTACTTCGAAAACGGAACATATCcatgtattatatataaaaaattatcAGTGTTGTATGTATTATTGCCAATACAATTATTGATTTTGAACAAAGTCATTGTTCTTAGCAAATCAACTTTCCTTTCAAGACATCACTCTTAAATACGTAACAAGGGTTTTTACATTTTGCTCTGATCTCCATCAACTGTCACGCATCGACCAACACAAAACAGATTTGAAATGTAGTCGGACGGATTCCTTCAATCAAAACCCACGGGGTGGATCTGTCGAACATTAATAGCCAATCGGAACAGGAGTTGGGGGTAACGCCTCACACTGACGTCACGCGCGACACCCTTAAAAAGAGAGCCACCAGCCCATGCGCCACTATTTTTCTCTGGAAGAGTAGGAGAAACACGGTAACATGGCCAGAACCAAGCAGACCGCTCGTAAGTCCACCGGCGGTAAAGCCCCCAGGAAGCAGCTGGCTACCAAGGCCGCCCGCAAGAGCGCTCCAGCCACCGGCGGAGTCAAGAAGCCTCACCGTTACAGGCCCGGCACTGTGGCTCTGAGAGAGATCCGTCGCTACCAGAAGTCCACCGAGCTGCTGATCCGCAAGCTGCCCTTCCAGCGCCTGGTTCGTGAGATCGCGCAGGATTTCAAGACTGACCTGCGCTTCCAGAGCTCTGCTGTCATGGCTCTGCAGGAAGCCAGCGAGGCTTACCTGGTCGGCCTCTTCGAGGACACCAACCTGTGCGCCATCCACGCCAAGAGAGTCACCATCATGCCCAAAGACATCCAGCTGGCCCGCCGCATCCGCGGAGAGAGAGCTTAAACCCATACGCCTCTCACTGGACCCCacaacggctcttttcagagccacacacTCAACTCTAACGAGATAACGCTTCTTGTTACAAACACTGAATTATTCCTATTAATTACTCTTCGTTCAGTAAATACTTAACTTATTACTATTATGGTCAGCCTACAGGACATGATTATAATGTATAACATAACCCGTCCTCACGAAACGGTTCCCCACTGATTCTGCCGACAGTCACTATCCACATAGCATGTCTTTTACTCTCACCGGTAGAGATGTTCATGGCGCAGGTCTCATCGTGGAGTGTTCAAAGTAGCCACCATACAGTTTATTTGAGCATACCATGTGCAATATCCACGCATAAATAATATGCAATATATGCTTCAATTTCACGCTGATGACATATTCTATTGGCAGCAACGTCCATGGTGCCGTCCCCTCAGTCACACTGGAAAGAATATTTATTCAGGGATATGCAGTCAACAGACGATCATCGTCGTAGTTTTACTAGTAGTAGCCATGTACGCGTTCAACCTCATCGTCTGAATAACGGCATGTGTCCGAGTGAGATCCCTGTCTCACCACCAGGAGATTTGCGTGAACTTTTGAGTGACGTCATAGTCCGCCCTTTTCTCACTGGCTGGCTTCGACTACGTCCGCAATGCGGCTTTATATTGGGAGGCAACTCTGCGCACTTCAGCTTGCACCTATAGACTGTAAGGATGTCTGGCAGAGGAAAGGGCGGGAAAGGACTCGGAAAAGGAGGCGCCAAGCGTCACCGTAAGGTTCTCCGCGACAATATCCAGGGCATCACCAAGCCCGCTATCCGCCGTCTGGCTCgccgtggtggagtcaagcgGATCTCCGGTCTCATCTACGAGGAGACTCGCGGAGTGCTCAAGGTGTTCCTGGAGAACGTGATCCGTGACGCGGTCACCTACACCGAGCACGCCAAGAGGAAGACCGTGACTGCTATGGATGTGGTCTACGCTCTCAAGAGGCAGGGCCGCACTCTGTACGGCTTTGGCGGTTAAACCAATTGCTAACTACAACCTAAAGGCTCTTTTAAGAGCCGCCCAAACCAACTAAAAAGCTGTCCTGTATTCTACTATAGTTCTACTATAGTTGGCAATGTGCGTTTTCCACAAAGCGGGGTCATCTgactttttatatttatttaatttaactgaGTTTACAATCAAACTTGCATATTTATTATGCGTGGATTTGGCTCTGCTTTGGTCTTAAACGGGCCATGCGGGGTGTAGGAAATCTGACAACTCTAGTTCTTGACTGGAACTCTGCAGCGGTTGATATCCCATTCATCAGCACTCAAAGGGTTAAAAGTCAGGattatttgtctataaaattgtAAGTCCACCTCTGCATAACAGTGTATCCTTGTTTGCTTTAAAGAGAATGACAAGAATAACTGATTTTGTCTGTAACCTAGTATCTCTCTgccccactatttcagaaggaCTGCTCAATACTGTCGCTGCTGCAGTCTATTATTCAGTTATGGCTTaacaccaccatcaacaaccTTATAAATGGAATCGTCACTCATTTGAGAAGTtgtgtggctctgaaaagagccgttgtGTAGAGTGAGCGGCGTATGGGTTTAAGCTCTCTCTCCACGGATGCGGCGGGCCAGCTGGATGTCTTTGGGCATGATGGTGACTCTCTTGGCGTGGATGGCGCACAGGTTGGTGTCCTCGAAGAGGCCGACCAGATAAGCCTCACTGGCCTCCTGAAGAGCCATAACGGCGGAGCTCTGGAAGCGCAGGTCAGTCTTGAAATCCTGCGCGATTTCACGGACCAGACGCTGGAAGGGCAGCTTGCGGATCAGCAGCTCAGTGGACTTCTGGTAGCGACGGATCTCTCTCAGAGCCACAGTGCCGGGCCTGTAACGGTGAGGCTTCTTGACTCCACCGGTGGCTGGGGCGCTCTTGCGGGCGGCCTTGGTGGCCAGCTGCTTCCTGGGGGCTTTGCCTCCGGTGGACTTACGAGCGGTCTGCTTGGTTCTGGCCATGGTAGTGGAGCTCTTCTGTGTTCAGAAAAGGTGATATCTGAGGGGATGAGGCTCTGTCTTTTAAGCGCCGAAAGAGCATCGTCATTCTGACATCATTTTTACAGCTCCGGTCCTGATTGGTGACAAGTCACTCCGCCTCCATGGTAAGAGCTTCACTCATGATTGGAGGAATAGCTTTCAAATCATGCGCCACAGCCACAATTTCCGGCATCTTTAAGTTCCGGGATTTAAATGAAAATCCATTACATTTGTAGGAGCTAAAATGCTGTTgattttggtaaaaaaaaatttaagttAATTCGTTGAAGTTCATTGAAGATGGAATGAAGGATAAATAGGGGATTGAGAGCGTCGTAGCTTGTGTGTCAAACTACAATATTCATGATGCAAAGAAATAATATATATGTGGCACCcctcaattattatttatttttataacgcTTTGTATTATTtagtaaaatgaaaatactttttggaTGCATGCACAGATCCGCGAATAGGCGCAGATATTTAGTCAGGCATGTCAAGGACGGCTCAAGGCTGCTCGGGTGGACTCTTCAGGTCCATCTCACTCATTAGCgaggatgaacctgcagactAGTGATGCGTAactgtgttgcaggaacttCAATAAAGGAAAACGCTACACACGTTTGGACATTGATTTGTTGTCCTAACGAGCTGTGTAACATATATCTGGCATCAAATGAAAGCACAGCCCAAAAACTTATTACAGCTTTCACTCGCATGTTTGCGGTTAGGGATGGGTAAAAGGGGGATGACGTCATTTGATTTAGGTAGGTGCATGTTAACTTATTCCTGAATGGAAGCCGTCGCACGTTTCTTGCTCAACATTATCAGTGAGTTCAGATCATCAGTTGTACCTGGCCCTTGAGTCGAAGGGCATGTAGCTTCACTAAAGCTCGTCAGACGCagtgggtggctctgaaaagagccgttgGGATGAGAAGGATGAGGACCGTTTTACTTGGAGCTGGTGTACTTGGTGACGGCCTTTGTTCCCTCGGACACAGCGTGCTTGGCTAGCTCACCGGGCAGCAGCAGGCGCACGGCGGTCTGGATCTCCCGGGAAGAGATGGTGGAGCGCTTGTTGTAGTGAGCCAGACGAGACGCTTCTCCGGCGATGCGCTCGAAGATGTCGTTGACGAACGAGTTCATGATGCTCATGGCCTTGGAAGAGATGCCGGTGTCGGGGTGGACCTGCTTGAGCACCTTGTACACGTAGATGGCGTAGCTCTCCTTCctggtcctcttcttctttttgcctCCTTTGCCGGCGGTCTTGGTCACGGCTTTCTTGGAGCCCTTCTTGGGCGCGGACTTGGCTGGTTCAGGCATGTTGCTGCTGGACAGTAGCAAGAGTGACTGTTGCCGGCGCAGCTCGCGCTCTTATAGTGGCGGAGCTGTGCCGTTGCGTCCTTCTGATTGGCTGCTTTCAAAAGCGGCGGGTTGGGTTTTCTTCGTTTGTGTCGTTCTTGGCTGCGGCCACCGAAACTGCTGGTGTTCTTTATATACACATCATTGAAAGAAAAGATGTGGTGCTTATAGAGAAACCAGAGAAATTTGAAAATTGTGTGATGCACCAACAACCTGACGAAAATGTCGCGGGGGAAAGGCACGCCCATACAGTGTTATCTTTCCACCGAGCATCTTAATGTCAGAGCATGCCATAAAGCGGTCATGAGTCATGAGAATACTGTGTGCTGATGTACGTTTATTCATTAACGTATATTTTTCTGGTCTGTGAAATGCAGCAATTTAATAAAACAGCCATTGTTAGGGATATACAGGACACTCAATGTGAAAACGGGGTACACTCGATTGATGAACTTCTCTCTAGTTGAAAGtaggtggctctgaaaagagccgttgtGTTGATGGAGCCTTTACTTGGCCTTGGCGGGCTTCTCGGTCTTTTTAGGCAGCAGAACCGCCTGGATGTTGGGCAGGACACCGCCCTGAGCGATGGTAACTCCTCCGAGCAGCTTGTTGAGCTCCTCGTCGTTGCGGacagccagctgcaggtggcgggggatgatcctggtcttcttgttGTCGCGGGCGGCGTTTCCTGCCAGCTCCAGGATCTCAGCGGTCAGATACTCCAGCACAGCCGCCAGGTAGACGGGGGCACCGGCACCGACACGCTGAGCGTAGTTGCCCTTCCTGAGCAGCCTGTGGACACGACCGACAGGGAACTGGAGTCCGGCTCTGGAGGAGCGGGACTTGGCCTTGGCGCGGGACTTGCCACCGGTTTTGCCTCTTCCACTCATGGTAGTTCGGAATTGAGTCGAGTTCTATACGTGGTTGAAAGAGTACGGCAGCCTGTATATAGGTCTGGGGTGGAGGGCGGTGCCGGTGAGGCTTCAACTCTTTTCTCCAATGAAATAAAGAGTTTAGGGCGTGGTCATATTGGAGGCGGAGTTAGTGGCCAACTAGCGTTTTCTCTGAAACGGCGTTCATGAagcaatggatgaatgaatgagcgaGATTTTCGCTCGTAATAAGGGTTCATGGAGAATAAAGGCATCGAGTGGTTCCACACAAGACTGTGTTCATAGTGAATAGCTAATTGGCTGCCGCGGAAGTGGATAATTTAGTGCCCATGACAAGTGAGGTGAGGGTTAAAGTTTACGGTTTTTCGATGGATTAAGTCGGCGCCTTTCATGACTCCGTATTGAGGGAAGTCGTGATAAGAATGTGCGGTTTGAACTGCGGGCTTCTTGGGCGCTTTCTTCTGAGACTTCTTAGTGGCGGCAGGCTTCTTTGCTGCACTCTCAATCTTCTTGGCATATTGTGGGTCACATTCTACCAGAACACATGGGGATTTTTTTTAGATTCAGTTTTCTGTTCAGTATCAACAGGCGACTTTATTTTACAAGAACTGTGCTTCAAATTATTTAAGCATATTCTCATTTTTAAGCATAATACATGCTCTTGTCAGGTACTTCCTAACGTTACCTTTCACAACTAAATTTAAACTTAAGACCAAGTTAGCCGTAACCATACAAGCACTGCATAACACGGATTGGGACTGAGCTCAGTAATATAAATTGAgtggctcttaaaagagccgTTGGTTTGTTGGATCAGGGTTATCTACTTTGACTTCTCGGTCTTCTTAGGCAGCAGAACCGCCTGGATGTTGGGCAGCACTCCACCCTGAGCGATAGTGACTCCCCCGAGCAGCTTGTTGAGCTCCTCGTCGTTGCGGACAGCCAGCTGCAGATGACGGGggatgatcctggtcttcttgttGTCGCGGGCGGCGTTTCCAGCGAGTTCCAGGATCTCAGCGGTCAGATACTCCAGCACAGCCGCGAGATAGACGGGGGCACCGGCACCAACACGCTCGGCATAGTTACCTTTACGGAGCAGCCTATGAACACGGCCGACCGGGAACTGAAGCCCAGCTCTGGAAGAACGGGACTTGGCCTTAGCACGAGCCTTTCCGGCGCCCTTACCTCTTCCAGACATTCTAATACCTACGCTCCTAGAGACCTGGAGGTGAATGTCGTGAGTCGTTGGTGGACCTGCATTTAAGCACATACTGCTACAAAGTCATTGGTTAACAGTTCCACTGATGCTCTTGTCCAATCAGGGTAGAGGATGACTCACCATTCTTGACTAGACACCATCATGGTTGGATATCGACacagtgttgctgtgtttttgtggcattTTATAGTAAATTATGTTACACCTTTGTTATGATGTCCACGTTCTGTGTCCAacgtttttctttgtttctacgCTATTGTTGCTTGGTTTATGCCTTTACTGTTTGTCAGTACATACAAGTACAAAAATGAAGGAAGGATGACACCCAGACATCTGAACTGGAGTCACTAAACATGATTAGAACTAGAAACAGAGAACATAAACCTCTGccaataaagatttttttttttttttaaagaactcAAACATCATTCCCTAATCGGGAAGACTATTAGAGACCATGGCACTAGTAGTAGCACTACTAGTCTAGTATCCAGGTCATTATTTTACTGTTACACAGGCAAGAATGTGTGACTTAAAAGTTATAGAGTCGATTTCAAATCACATcgttttgtattgtattatgGTAATCGAACCAATATTGTCCTTGAATCAAATCAGGAACCTCAAACCATAATGTGAAGCCAATGGATGTTAAAAGATGAATTgttacattgttgttttttttaatttaaaccacattccatatGGATTCTCTACGGGCCTCATGCATTTCAATATACATTCTattgtgatgtattttaagggacaggaaatactcctaaaatagccaagaCAACAATTAAGAAAAGTTGTTTCAATTGCATCCTTacgaacaaaaaacaatgcacaaaaatgtcagcgacaacgtcagttttatagttttactctgagtCTTGGAGGACCATATAAATAAAGTCCAAGGGTTTTTTTGGGGTATGAGATTTCGCACTTTTTGAGGGAAAGGGATAAAACAAAGTGCTGGGAGCATAAGGACACAAATATATGTATAGGGTTTTTCCTTAAACCAAATCATACTCAGGTAATAAGTGTATTTTGATTGTATCTCCATTACTTTACAAAAGAATTGTCAAAATCCTGTTATATACTATTTAAAAAGCTAATCCGGCTATACATTAGCTAAACAGTTTAGACATCCTTACTGCTCTCTCTTGTTCATAGTAGTAGCATATGTGGATGGTTCAGGATTGCTATTTAGAGACTGTGGGCGGCTCTTAAAAGAGCCTTTGGGTTGTCTTGAGTTCACAATTGGTTTAACCGCCGAAGCCGTACAGAGTGCGGCCCTGCCTCTTGAGAGCGTAGACCACGTCCATAGCGGTCACGGTCTTCCTCTTGGCGTGCTCGGTGTAGGTGACGGCGTCACGGATCACGTTCTCCAGGAACACCTTGAGCACTCCGCGAGTCTCCTCGTAGATCAGACCGGAGATCcgcttgactccaccacggcGAGCCAGACGGCGAATAGCGGGCTTGGTGATGCCCTGGATGTTGTCGCGGAGAACCTTGCGGTGACGCTTGGCGCCTCCTTTTCCAAGTCCTTTTCCGCCCTTACCTCTTCCAGACATCGTTAAAGCTCGAGCGATTTGAACCAAAGTACTTACTTGTAAGTGGTCACACCCTTTTTATATATCTTAGGCGGACGTGATCGAAACCACAATAGAGAACCGCCCAACCACTGACGTCATCGTGTAACCAAGGAGGCGCCAGCTGAATTACAGCTTTTACAAAATTGTATTTGAAACAGATTTTGATTTATTCGAATGTGCTGACTTTCACACAAAGTTGACATGATTAAGTTAACTTGTTTCATTTAAGCAGGTGTCTACTTGTTTTATAGACACAATCCTGAAATGATGTTAAAGTATCTTGACTTGCACTTCCACTCTTCATCACGTGTGTATGTTCCTTTAACCATGAAACCCCTGAACCTAAAAAGCTGCAACtgaaggtgaaaaacaaaaaaatattttttgcaacGTTTCTTAAAAATGCTGCAGCAATGAAAAAAACTGGCATTCGTTGCACACTCGCGCCATACTCTTATATACTTATGTTCTTGCAAATATACAACAGTTCTATGAAGTCTGCCACCGTTTTGTTTATTTGGTGCCAGATCACCCAAATTTTACAATACCTTATAATCGGACAAGAACACAGCTTTCAGAGAAGgtgtgtggctctgaaaagagccgttgtGAAGTCGAGGCGTGTGGGTTTAAGCTCTCTCTCCGCGGATGCGGCGGGCCAGCTGGATGTCTTTGGGCATGATAGTGACTCTCTTGGCGTGGATGGCGCACAGGTTGGTGTCCTCGAAGAGGCCGACCAGATAAGCCTCACTGGCCTCCTGAAGAGCCATAACGGCGGAGCTCTGGAAGCGCAGATCGGTCTTGAAGTCCTGCGCGATCTCACGGACCAGACGCTGGAAGGGCAGTTTGCGAATCAGCAGCTCGGTGGACTTCTGGTAGCGACGGATCTCTCGCAGAGCCACGGTGCCGGGCCTGTAACGGTGAGGCTTCTTGACTCCGCCGGTGGCAGGGGCGCTCTTGCGGGCGGCCTTGGTGGCCAGCTGCTTCCTGGGGGCTTTGCCTCCGGTGGACTTACGCGCGGTCTGCTTGGTTCTTGCCATTATTTCCTATTTGTAACTTCGACGATATTAAAGCTGATGGCGATGCAGCTCCGCTTTTAAAGAGAATGGGCGGTGTCAGAACAGTGACGTAATTCCCAGACGTGGTCTGATT includes:
- the LOC128755054 gene encoding histone H2B 1/2, with protein sequence MPEPAKSAPKKGSKKAVTKTAGKGGKKKKRTRKESYAIYVYKVLKQVHPDTGISSKAMSIMNSFVNDIFERIAGEASRLAHYNKRSTISSREIQTAVRLLLPGELAKHAVSEGTKAVTKYTSSK
- the LOC128755053 gene encoding histone H3 translates to MARTKQTARKSTGGKAPRKQLATKAARKSAPATGGVKKPHRYRPGTVALREIRRYQKSTELLIRKLPFQRLVREIAQDFKTDLRFQSSAVMALQEASEAYLVGLFEDTNLCAIHAKRVTIMPKDIQLARRIRGERA
- the LOC128755055 gene encoding histone H4, whose product is MSGRGKGGKGLGKGGAKRHRKVLRDNIQGITKPAIRRLARRGGVKRISGLIYEETRGVLKVFLENVIRDAVTYTEHAKRKTVTAMDVVYALKRQGRTLYGFGG
- the LOC128753831 gene encoding histone H3, whose amino-acid sequence is MARTKQTARKSTGGKAPRKQLATKAARKSAPATGGVKKPHRYRPGTVALREIRRYQKSTELLIRKLPFQRLVREIAQDFKTDLRFQSSAVMALQEASEAYLVGLFEDTNLCAIHAKRVTIMPKDIQLARRIRGERA
- the LOC128753833 gene encoding histone H2B 1/2 — its product is MPEPAKSAPKKGSKKAVTKTAGKGGKKKKRTRKESYAIYVYKVLKQVHPDTGISSKAMSIMNSFVNDIFERIAGEASRLAHYNKRSTISSREIQTAVRLLLPGELAKHAVSEGTKAVTKYTSSK
- the LOC128753829 gene encoding histone H2AX-like, which produces MSGRGKTGGKARAKAKTRSSRAGLQFPVGRVHRLLRKGNYAQRVGAGAPVYLAAVLEYLTAEILELAGNAARDNKKTRIIPRHLQLAVRNDEELNKLLGGVTIAQGGVLPNIQAVLLPKKTEKPAKNSTQFRTTMSGRGKTGGKSRAKAKSRSSRAGLQFPVGRVHRLLRKGNYAQRVGAGAPVYLAAVLEYLTAEILELAGNAARDNKKTRIIPRHLQLAVRNDEELNKLLGGVTIAQGGVLPNIQAVLLPKKTEKPAKAK
- the LOC128753832 gene encoding histone H2A type 2-B, whose product is MSGRGKGAGKARAKAKSRSSRAGLQFPVGRVHRLLRKGNYAERVGAGAPVYLAAVLEYLTAEILELAGNAARDNKKTRIIPRHLQLAVRNDEELNKLLGGVTIAQGGVLPNIQAVLLPKKTEKSK